The DNA region AGTCTGCCAGTAAAGGCTAAACCGGCTGCTCTGTTTTCATCTGCGGGCGTTTCCGACTGTCAAAGACTTCTCACGAAAAAGTGTGACCGAAAggtgtcccttcttcgtttcccggAACGCGCGTGCGCCCTCCCAGGGTGGCTcccaaaagagaaaaagaacgcgagacggaTGCGAGCACGGCTTTGCCTTTTCAGGTGTGCGACTCATCGGCCCGACTGCTCCCGAGCGACGGCCGAGCGCAGCTGTGCGAGTATCTGAACTTGTGCACGGTAAGAAGGCCGAAAAAGTAgagcaggaaacgagagacgggaagaaggaagaaaagaaaaggagcgacgtagagaagggaagggtggaagaaaggaaaggacggaaggaaggggggaaagaaggacaggagagacggagcacagagagaggccagagaagaaggaaaccgaaaaagagtcgaaaagaaacgagagaatgAAGGGGGAGAATATGGCTGTGCGTTGCCTAGAGCATGCGGTTCTTTGTCTTtgtttcctgcgtctccaagGGCTCCGATCAACAAATGAAAAAAGTGATGCTGCGAGGCGGTCGGGTGCAACCCTATTTTGTCGAGTACGTCCTCGGCCCCTTCCGCCCCATACACCAGGACTTATGCGTAGATACATAAACGTACACGTAAACatatataactatatatatatatatatatcaatataTGATTGGGCATGTATTGACGTACATTCATGTGTGTTTGTATATTTAAGTCAGTCTATCGCGGCGGTTGCGTATGGGCAGTTGTCTTTAATGTGCCGAGACTTCTTTTTCACTgtgctttctctgctccaAAAGGcgtcggttctctctcctgggcTTTTGTGAAAGGCACTCGTAGCAGAAAGCCCCATCGCTTCTACACCGTGCAACTACTTTCTCGCAACAGCGTTGATCTCCCTCTCAGACACCCTCTCTTCTGACTCTTTCTGTCCCgcatatacacatttatatatatatatatatatgagtgtatacatatataagTGTcagtatatgcatatgtgtgtatgtgaatgtatgcatgcgtgtattTTTTTTCCGAGGTGTTGCGGTTCGCTGTCGTCCGCTGCTTGGAGGGAGATGCATTTGTTTTTTCCGTGGTTTGTTCTTGGTGTTCAGCCGTGCATTTTGCTTGGCGTATCGGCGCTTTCAGCGCCTGTTGGAGGAGCAGGATTTCTTTGCGAGCGATTCACCGCATCTCCCTGCATCCGGGGAGTTCCAAGACAGCACTGCGCCTCAGTTCCACTACCAGAAGCTGCTGAACTACCTCCCAGACTTCGCTGCCGAAACGAGCGGTTCTTCACGTTCGTGGAAGGGGACCGCAAAGagcgaacggcgagaaggcgctcgcGGAGCGCCGGCGGGGGCGTCGAGCGGCGCGTTTGCGGTGGCGAAGCCGCACATGTCTGCCTGGGTCAAGAAACGCGTGAGCGAACGGAGACGGTTTTCTTCCGAGGAGCTCTTCAACGAGTTGTGCGCCGTCGCAGGCTGCCCGCGCCCTCGTGACTTCTCCGGAGATGTCGAGGACGTCAAACAAATCCCCTCCTTCATCAAGGAAATCGTTCTCGCGTACTCCTATCCCAGGCTCGATATCAATGTCAGGTgaggacggaaaagaaaaagaagcgagaggggagacgagaggggagagaggagagaggagagagagggaagggcggaggcagaagggGAGAACCAAGAGAtttgaaaaggaaaagagaagaagcgagatgTACGGGAAGATAGAGTGTCCTTTGAACTCTCTTCTTGTTTTGGTGGCTTTCGTTTTTCAGCAAGGATATCGGGCATCTTCTCAAGTCGCCGTTCTGCATCCACCATAGCACAGGTGAGGCTGCATttttgtctgtttcccctGTTTGTCGCTCTTGTTTTTTTACTCCCCGCttccgctttccttctcatcgttttcgcttccccctcgtctgtctcgctcAGCTACAGACGGCgcagttttttctttccttgttCGGCCTACACCTCGcctggtgtctctccgtttcctctttttgcgcCGCGCACGCCTTCAgtctgctctttctttctcatCGCCGTGCACaatttccttttttctcgtccttttctctcggattttcttctctgtcagGGCGGGTGTGCGTCCCACTCGACGTGGAGTCTGACGCAGGGCGGGGTTCTGGAACCCGGCAGCGGTTTGATCCTGCGCGAGTTCCAACGTTGAGTGAGttcgaaagaagaaagaatcAATCGCGAAGTGCCAAGCAGGCATGCCACGAAAGCAAAACGGGAAAGGTCAAGGCGAAAGCGCGACAAACAGACGCCAGACGTGCTTTCCCctcggagaggaaaaaagagaactagaaaaggaagagagagaaggaagagagaaaagcgaagtCTATTTCGTTCTTGGTAGAGAACTCCGAGGGGATCGCGAGAGGTGCGAAAGAGAGTTTTGAAAAAGGACGTCTGAAGTTATGTGCGAAGAcattcttcgtcttctttcttccatTCCCTCCTGCTCGGTTTTCGATTCCGAGTATCAGCCTTCGGGTTTTCAGTCCCAGGGAGGCGATTCCGTGGTGCGACCCGCGTCTGTTTACTGGAAAGGCCCCAACTGAGCACGAGGTGAAACGCCGACTTTCGGTCCGAGTTCTTCCATGTTCCTTGCATTTTGTTACCTTTTTTCAGCCTTGCTGCGTCGCCAGTTCGACGAcccggcgcgcgcgcacTTGCCGCCGCATCAGCGAACCTCCCTCGCACCTTACCTCGATTTCTTTCGGGATCAATTCCTTCACAGTCTCCTAAAAAACGTTACAGAAGAAATGAAATGTAAGTCGCGCGTCGCGCCAAAGAGAAACGTGAGAAACGCTTTTGCGGAAGAAACCCGAATGTATCTACACCTAAAGCAGAAAGCCAGAAAGCAGCCGATCGATAtcgaaaggagacgaggaagaaacagagagaaagagctgAGAATAGAGCGGAGGTGGCTCTTCTCCGATCTGCGTATTTATATGTTTACGTAAACGTCTGTACTCCTATCTATGCAtacacatctacatatatatatatatatatatatacatatatatatatatatacatatatatatatatatatacatattctAGTATGTGCGGTTTACGAATGCCTTCAGAAAGGTGcagttttgtcttttttggGGTGTACCTGCAGATGTGAAGAAGCTGCTCGAAGGCGTCGACGCGCGGGTTAAACCGGAGGCGTGTTTTTGAGGacgcgaagggagaagaagaggaagacatggcgaggggaagaaaaatgtgtagagagaaaacagaaccGCGTGCAGAACGAAGAGATtgaaacgcgaaagaagggaaaccaTTAAGGCTGCGATGAAACGCACGAGAGCGGGTGCACGTGTGTGCCAAATCGAAGAGAACATGATCAAAGAGGAATGAGAAAGATATGAGAAGTGTTGGCCGAGATCTGAAGCCCAGGAGATTCTCGTCGCTATCACTGTTTTGCTGAGTTTGCTTTCTTTGCCATC from Neospora caninum Liverpool complete genome, chromosome VIIb includes:
- a CDS encoding putative DNA primase small subunit, which produces MVQQADAPLPHDASVADKDLLFYYDKLFPFGELSKWLTYKNSPHLPESEANDPLFFAKREVCFTCRKPGGVDNADEFFLRWQSFRTVEEMKERLKDMSSLVCFKFDFGAVYSLPVSEKDSFHTAFKPEQKELVFDIDMNDYDDIRTCCTDKRVCQKCWAFLEVAMSLLDSALREDFGFENILWVYSGRRGVHCWVCDSSARLLPSDGRAQLCEYLNLCTGSDQQMKKVMLRGGRVQPYFVDRAFCLAYRRFQRLLEEQDFFASDSPHLPASGEFQDSTAPQFHYQKLLNYLPDFAAETSGSSRSWKGTAKSERREGARGAPAGASSGAFAVAKPHMSAWVKKRVSERRRFSSEELFNELCAVAGCPRPRDFSGDVEDVKQIPSFIKEIVLAYSYPRLDINVSKDIGHLLKSPFCIHHSTGRVCVPLDVESDAGRGSGTRQRFDPARVPTLTLLRRQFDDPARAHLPPHQRTSLAPYLDFFRDQFLHSLLKNVTEEMKYVKKLLEGVDARVKPEACF